The following coding sequences are from one Myxococcales bacterium window:
- the cyoE gene encoding protoheme IX farnesyltransferase, whose protein sequence is MTASPQVLETAAPAGSASRAARASRPRSTGFMAVVELVKPRIMMMALLTAAGGLVLAPGAPTGSSMFWLMLGTGLIVGAANTLNMYLERETDCKMVRTQTRPLPEARLHPRIALIVGIALTIVALPVMAMGSNFLTAVLGVVAFVSYVGIYTPLKPRTHLATWVGAVPGAMPALMGYTAASGRIDVAGLSVFGLLFIWQIPHFHAIGYYRMHEYAAAGLKTLANVRGIGAVRFEIAAYIIVQVAASFAIVATGVAGGIYTAAAVIGGIAVLAQALPGALSRDAADPLWARRLFLLSIIYLPVMFIALVLGGRA, encoded by the coding sequence ATGACGGCATCGCCTCAAGTCCTCGAAACCGCCGCGCCAGCGGGGTCGGCCTCGCGTGCCGCTCGCGCCAGCCGTCCGCGCTCGACCGGATTTATGGCGGTCGTCGAGCTCGTCAAGCCGCGCATCATGATGATGGCGCTGCTCACCGCGGCGGGTGGCCTTGTGCTCGCGCCAGGCGCACCCACCGGCAGCTCAATGTTTTGGCTCATGCTGGGCACCGGCCTCATCGTCGGCGCCGCCAACACGCTCAACATGTATCTCGAGCGCGAAACCGACTGCAAAATGGTGCGCACGCAAACCCGCCCGTTGCCCGAGGCGCGGCTGCACCCACGCATCGCCTTGATCGTCGGCATCGCGCTGACCATCGTCGCGCTGCCGGTGATGGCCATGGGCTCAAACTTCTTAACCGCGGTGCTTGGCGTCGTCGCCTTTGTCTCGTATGTCGGCATCTACACGCCGCTTAAGCCGCGCACGCACCTCGCCACGTGGGTGGGCGCGGTGCCCGGCGCGATGCCGGCGCTCATGGGCTACACCGCCGCCAGCGGTCGCATCGATGTGGCGGGCCTCTCGGTGTTCGGCTTGCTGTTTATCTGGCAAATCCCGCACTTCCACGCCATCGGCTATTATCGCATGCACGAGTACGCCGCGGCGGGGCTCAAGACGCTGGCCAACGTGCGCGGCATCGGCGCGGTGCGCTTTGAAATTGCGGCCTACATCATCGTTCAAGTGGCGGCGAGCTTTGCGATTGTCGCAACCGGCGTCGCCGGCGGCATCTATACGGCAGCGGCCGTGATCGGTGGCATCGCCGTGCTCGCGCAAGCGCTGCCCGGGGCGCTTAGCCGCGATGCCGCCGACCCACTATGGGCGCGCCGCTTATTCTTGCTTTCGATCATTTATTTGCCGGTCATGTTCATCGCGCTTGTGCTCGGCGGCCGAGCCTAG
- a CDS encoding putative metal-binding motif-containing protein, protein MANQVKSTFRNVFAVASALALLGAGACGPGGANDFVDADGDGRTPAQGDCDDSNPQIYPDAPEYEDGVDNDCDGIVDNNLYNIDNDGDGYSGAQGDCDDQNPLIGPDAAEVNLIADAEGNLVPEGVDNDCDGQIDEGTEPCDNALSGDSAMDFAKALELCQWVQAAEWLAGTAGQRSITSTFGSYYSPANGDKMVLLSSGLATAPLQGFTAGGNITYPGYDEVHGDNVNDPVVLRLTLKVPVNASGFSFDFSFFTVEFAYYVGSEFNDRFMVNLTSQAFNGNVSFDAENNPISVNAAFMSECSTSGDQSGWVDNVRASCGDASNLAGTGFEQDGGTGWLRTQAPAVAGEIIVIDFIIGDVTDHVLDSSVVIDNFQWIATGVTDPGTNPS, encoded by the coding sequence GTGGCAAATCAAGTGAAATCGACGTTTCGAAATGTGTTTGCGGTCGCTTCGGCGCTCGCGTTATTGGGCGCCGGCGCGTGCGGACCCGGCGGCGCGAACGACTTTGTCGATGCCGACGGCGATGGCCGCACCCCAGCGCAAGGCGATTGCGACGATAGCAATCCGCAAATCTACCCCGACGCGCCCGAGTATGAGGATGGCGTCGACAACGATTGCGACGGCATCGTCGACAATAATTTGTACAACATAGACAACGATGGCGATGGCTACTCGGGCGCGCAAGGCGATTGCGATGACCAAAACCCGCTCATCGGTCCTGACGCCGCCGAAGTTAATTTGATAGCCGACGCTGAGGGCAATCTTGTGCCCGAGGGCGTCGATAATGACTGCGACGGTCAGATCGATGAAGGCACCGAGCCGTGCGACAACGCGCTCTCGGGCGACAGCGCCATGGATTTCGCAAAGGCGCTCGAGCTCTGTCAGTGGGTACAAGCCGCCGAATGGCTAGCGGGCACCGCCGGCCAGCGCAGCATCACCAGCACATTTGGCAGCTACTACAGCCCGGCCAACGGCGACAAGATGGTGCTGCTATCGAGCGGGTTGGCGACCGCGCCGCTGCAAGGCTTTACCGCCGGTGGCAACATTACCTATCCCGGCTACGACGAGGTCCATGGCGACAACGTGAACGACCCGGTCGTCTTGCGGCTGACGCTCAAGGTGCCGGTCAACGCCAGCGGCTTCTCGTTTGACTTCTCGTTTTTCACCGTCGAGTTTGCCTATTATGTCGGCTCGGAATTCAACGACCGCTTCATGGTGAATCTGACGTCGCAGGCGTTTAACGGCAACGTCTCGTTCGACGCCGAGAATAATCCGATTTCGGTCAATGCGGCGTTTATGAGCGAGTGTTCGACCTCGGGCGACCAGTCCGGGTGGGTCGACAACGTGCGCGCCTCGTGTGGCGATGCCAGCAATCTCGCGGGCACAGGGTTTGAGCAAGACGGCGGCACCGGATGGCTACGCACGCAGGCCCCTGCGGTGGCCGGCGAAATCATCGTGATCGACTTCATCATCGGTGACGTCACGGATCACGTCCTTGACTCGAGCGTCGTCATCGATAACTTTCAGTGGATCGCTACCGGCGTGACCGATCCAGGCACCAACCCAAGCTAA
- a CDS encoding RDD family protein produces MELAANSEGNDVAAARPRSQAPTVYVVGFWRRLAAMVIDMALVAPVAAVVIFIASRATGIGLPTARLGNLDFLLDILLGSDPAFAMTAGLYLAALVTYLFIMQLTLGQTYGMRVLGMRVIDQYGGPPDVTRCIRRALGYLLGFGTLGLGFLWSGFDSEKRGLHDYLAGTLVIATKPPGRRSES; encoded by the coding sequence GTGGAGCTGGCGGCCAACTCAGAGGGCAACGACGTCGCCGCCGCGCGTCCGCGATCACAAGCGCCGACCGTCTATGTCGTTGGATTTTGGCGCCGCCTCGCCGCCATGGTGATCGACATGGCCCTCGTGGCGCCCGTCGCCGCCGTGGTGATTTTTATCGCCAGCCGCGCCACCGGCATTGGGCTGCCAACCGCCCGGCTGGGCAACCTGGACTTTCTCCTCGATATCTTGCTCGGCAGCGACCCGGCCTTCGCCATGACCGCGGGCCTCTACCTCGCCGCGCTAGTCACCTATCTCTTTATCATGCAGCTTACGCTGGGCCAGACCTACGGCATGCGCGTGCTTGGCATGCGCGTGATCGACCAATATGGTGGCCCACCGGATGTCACCCGCTGTATTCGCCGCGCGCTGGGTTATTTGCTCGGGTTTGGCACGTTGGGGCTGGGGTTTTTGTGGAGTGGCTTTGACAGCGAGAAACGCGGCTTGCACGACTATCTTGCCGGCACGCTGGTGATCGCTACCAAGCCACCGGGGCGTCGCAGTGAATCATGA
- a CDS encoding serine/threonine protein kinase yields the protein MADLALACRHCAVLLEPEARGAQFCPACGSRTEVIAHADTAGLAAPPGAATSPPPRLGQLIAGRYRLDAVLGVGGMGTVYRGEQIALKRPVAVKLVNHDLCRNPSIVARFLAEAETVARLNHPNIVTLYDFGTEPDGSLYLVMEFLPGRSLRHVLAEQKSLPVAQAVEYVMQVARAVAYANKAGVIHRDLKPDNIVLAPRGESVQAVVLDFGIAKLRGTDGTTVQPMTRVGDMIGTPLYMAPEQIRGEPVDARTDVYSLTAVLFELITGELPFTGPTATAIMAKHLTEAVPRPSQRVAGLAHGAALDHVIAVGMHKEPTQRFGDMGAFAHALATTCMPVAVFSGASLTPPVAASSPSGYAATAAATPVNIVRSRAPSPRPSPSLPTWLAPVAIAVLGVIGVGMYFWEEEPAASSAQAVPQNTGTHTDPWAGGSPKGSDDADDEVAHDPWGAKGRDLGEDLAVFRRPGYVVSLPSTISTAPPLAAGTDRYVGMWGGTPVDLSIAVEPIDSRAFSDEAVLMALGNIAEQAGAEIVDDGGIRYLPIRPYCAIMAWEARELMAEACVYRRMPTITAYFATTTSQFGSTAALRGRFFAEHLRF from the coding sequence GTGGCGGACTTGGCGTTGGCGTGTCGGCACTGTGCGGTGCTGCTGGAGCCCGAGGCGCGAGGTGCGCAATTTTGCCCAGCCTGCGGCAGTCGCACTGAAGTCATCGCGCATGCCGATACGGCAGGCCTTGCCGCGCCCCCGGGAGCGGCCACGTCGCCACCGCCTCGACTCGGACAACTCATAGCCGGGCGGTATCGACTCGACGCCGTGCTTGGTGTCGGCGGGATGGGCACCGTGTATCGCGGCGAGCAAATTGCCTTGAAGCGGCCGGTTGCCGTGAAGTTGGTGAATCACGACCTATGCCGCAATCCAAGCATTGTGGCGCGCTTCCTGGCCGAAGCCGAGACCGTGGCACGGCTCAATCATCCCAACATCGTGACGCTCTACGATTTCGGCACCGAGCCCGATGGGAGTCTCTATTTGGTGATGGAGTTTTTGCCGGGGCGATCGCTGCGCCATGTGCTTGCCGAACAAAAATCGCTGCCGGTGGCGCAAGCCGTCGAGTATGTGATGCAGGTGGCGCGCGCCGTGGCGTACGCCAACAAGGCGGGCGTGATCCATCGCGACCTCAAGCCCGACAACATCGTGCTGGCGCCGCGCGGCGAGTCGGTCCAAGCGGTGGTGCTCGATTTTGGCATCGCCAAGCTGCGCGGCACCGATGGCACCACGGTGCAGCCGATGACGCGCGTCGGCGACATGATCGGCACGCCGCTCTACATGGCGCCGGAACAGATTCGGGGTGAGCCGGTCGATGCGCGTACCGACGTATATTCGCTGACCGCCGTGTTGTTTGAACTAATCACCGGCGAGTTGCCGTTTACGGGCCCGACCGCGACGGCGATCATGGCTAAACACTTGACCGAGGCCGTGCCGCGCCCGTCTCAACGTGTTGCTGGGCTGGCGCATGGTGCGGCGCTCGACCACGTGATCGCCGTGGGCATGCACAAGGAGCCGACGCAGCGGTTTGGCGATATGGGGGCGTTTGCGCACGCGCTGGCGACCACGTGCATGCCCGTCGCTGTCTTTAGCGGTGCGTCGCTTACACCTCCCGTGGCCGCGAGCTCACCAAGTGGCTACGCCGCGACGGCGGCGGCGACGCCTGTAAATATCGTGCGGTCGCGAGCACCATCGCCGCGGCCATCGCCGTCGCTTCCAACGTGGTTGGCGCCTGTTGCAATTGCCGTGCTTGGCGTCATTGGCGTTGGCATGTATTTTTGGGAGGAGGAGCCGGCCGCATCATCCGCGCAGGCGGTGCCACAAAATACCGGTACGCACACCGATCCGTGGGCTGGAGGGTCGCCCAAGGGCAGCGACGATGCCGACGACGAGGTCGCGCACGATCCGTGGGGCGCCAAGGGGCGCGATCTTGGCGAAGACTTGGCCGTGTTTCGCCGCCCCGGCTATGTCGTGTCGCTGCCGTCGACGATTTCGACCGCGCCGCCGCTGGCCGCGGGCACAGACCGCTATGTCGGCATGTGGGGGGGCACGCCCGTCGACCTGTCAATAGCCGTCGAACCCATCGACTCTAGGGCATTTAGCGACGAGGCGGTGTTGATGGCTCTGGGCAACATTGCCGAGCAGGCCGGCGCGGAGATCGTTGACGATGGCGGGATTCGTTATCTACCGATTCGCCCCTATTGTGCGATCATGGCGTGGGAGGCGCGCGAGCTGATGGCCGAGGCCTGCGTCTATCGCCGCATGCCGACGATCACCGCCTACTTTGCGACGACGACCAGTCAATTTGGCTCGACGGCGGCGCTGCGAGGGCGTTTTTTTGCGGAACACTTGCGGTTCTAG
- a CDS encoding 1-acyl-sn-glycerol-3-phosphate acyltransferase, whose translation MDENRSPSQAVAAALRSMRIIGSMGRVTAKILADLARHGDVARAEVDAQARWFATRLIRELDIDLHVTGREQLEAASPQTYLFVGNHQSLLDPPIVYAALPDMTLRMVGKRELFAIPLWGRALRAAEYIEINRSNHAQARASIERAATLLRSGVNIFMAPEGTRSRDGRIGPLKKGAFHLAKDTVTSVVPIAIDGTGAILPRDGFLMQQHRTVRITIGRPLPPPTDATMATCMQSVRDFFIAHVPPHLPAA comes from the coding sequence ATGGACGAAAATCGCTCACCGAGCCAGGCTGTCGCTGCGGCGCTGCGCTCCATGCGCATCATCGGCTCGATGGGTCGCGTGACCGCCAAGATACTCGCAGACTTAGCGCGCCACGGCGACGTGGCCCGCGCCGAGGTCGATGCGCAAGCGCGGTGGTTTGCCACGCGCTTGATCCGTGAGTTAGATATCGACCTACATGTAACCGGCCGCGAACAGCTCGAGGCCGCTTCGCCACAAACCTACCTTTTCGTCGGCAACCACCAAAGCCTGCTCGATCCGCCGATCGTGTATGCGGCGCTGCCTGACATGACCTTGCGCATGGTTGGCAAGCGCGAGCTGTTTGCGATCCCTCTATGGGGGCGTGCGCTGCGCGCCGCGGAATATATTGAGATCAACCGTTCCAATCATGCACAGGCCCGCGCCTCGATCGAGCGCGCCGCCACGCTCTTGCGCAGCGGCGTCAATATCTTTATGGCACCGGAGGGCACCCGCTCGCGCGATGGGCGGATTGGCCCGCTAAAGAAAGGCGCGTTTCACCTCGCCAAAGATACGGTTACCTCGGTGGTGCCGATCGCGATCGACGGCACCGGGGCCATTCTGCCACGCGATGGGTTTCTGATGCAGCAACATCGTACGGTGCGCATCACCATCGGTCGGCCCTTGCCGCCGCCTACCGATGCCACCATGGCGACATGCATGCAAAGCGTGCGAGATTTCTTTATCGCGCATGTGCCACCTCACTTGCCGGCGGCTTGA
- a CDS encoding insulinase family protein — MKYLSQNHPRIAVAAKAWRTALVAMACAAALGGAGCAPAKKKPTSWPDGSSGGAAAAPAKPIAVTDIVKVRSFEGIDEYVLPNGMKVLLFPDDSVENVTVNITYFVGSLHEGYGETGMAHLLEHMLFKGTKDNREVLSLVQKRGGWLNGTTWNDRTNYYETLPAKDDNLAWALGMEADRMRNATILQSDLDTEFSVVRSEFEMGENNPSAILSERMTSTAYLWHNYGKSTIGAKSDIEKVKSDRLRAFYDTYYQPDNAMLMVSGKFDGKEALTHIAATFGSIPARRAPCRRPIRRSPCKTASGTWCCAAPATSRSRACSIMWWPARIPTLPRSRRSPACLRVSRAGAFIRRWCRPSWPARCRQAPGAFAIRRSSASSPRRAWQLMAQRFWPR, encoded by the coding sequence GTGAAGTACCTATCGCAAAATCATCCACGTATCGCAGTTGCAGCAAAGGCCTGGCGAACCGCGCTGGTCGCGATGGCCTGTGCCGCCGCGCTTGGCGGCGCGGGCTGTGCACCGGCCAAGAAAAAGCCAACCAGCTGGCCGGATGGCTCGTCCGGCGGGGCGGCCGCGGCTCCTGCCAAACCCATCGCCGTGACCGACATCGTCAAGGTGCGCTCGTTCGAGGGCATTGACGAATACGTGTTGCCCAACGGCATGAAGGTGCTGCTCTTCCCCGACGATTCGGTCGAAAACGTTACCGTCAACATCACCTATTTTGTCGGCTCGCTGCACGAAGGCTATGGCGAGACCGGCATGGCGCACTTGCTTGAGCACATGCTGTTTAAAGGCACCAAAGATAACCGCGAGGTGCTGTCGCTGGTGCAAAAACGCGGCGGCTGGCTCAACGGCACGACGTGGAACGATCGCACCAACTACTACGAGACGCTGCCGGCCAAGGATGACAACCTGGCGTGGGCACTCGGCATGGAGGCCGATCGCATGCGCAACGCGACGATCTTGCAAAGCGACCTAGATACCGAGTTTTCGGTGGTGCGCAGCGAGTTCGAGATGGGCGAGAACAATCCTTCGGCCATCCTCTCCGAGCGCATGACCTCGACGGCCTACCTTTGGCACAATTACGGCAAGTCGACCATTGGCGCCAAGAGCGACATTGAAAAGGTTAAGTCGGACCGCCTGCGCGCTTTTTACGACACCTACTATCAACCCGACAACGCCATGCTCATGGTCTCGGGCAAGTTCGACGGCAAAGAGGCGCTGACGCACATCGCGGCGACCTTCGGTAGCATCCCCGCCCGGCGCGCGCCTTGCCGCAGACCTATACGCAGGAGCCCGTGCAAGACGGCGAGCGGCACGTGGTGCTGCGCCGCGCCGGCGACGTCGCGGTCGCGGGCTTGCAGTATCATGTGGTGGCCGGCTCGCATCCCGACTTTGCCGCGGTCGAGGCGCTCGCCAGCGTGCTTACGCGTGAGCCGAGCGGGCGCCTTTATCAGGCGCTGGTGCCGACCAAGCTGGCCAGCTCGGTGTCGCCAAGCGCCTGGGGCTTTCGCGATCCGTCGCAGCTCGGCATCTTCGCCGAGGCGCGCGTGGCAGCTGATGGCCCAAAGGTTTTGGCCAAGATGA
- the selU gene encoding tRNA 2-selenouridine(34) synthase MnmH encodes MASLDPCAAPDFLAAHGPILDVRTPAEFAAGHIPGAHNLPLFSNAERAEVGTIYKKQSRAAAIELGLALVGPKLASLVAQAKAIAGGGDATAARVHCWRGGMRSASMAWLLRLAGLQTTVLAGGYKAYRAHMRAQWEASERPMRLMVLGGKTGAGKTKVLAAMAALGEAVIDLEGLARHRGSAFGGFADKPQPTVEQFENELGMALRNHAGARRIWVENESRRIDCATLPDPFWAQMAAAPLIVLDVPYEDRLAATQLDYADVAPAELVRCFAAIEKRLGGLVTGRACAAVRAGDLVIAADIALRYYDASYDHSAATRQQRIIATVAARGSDPAREIAARVLRAVDERA; translated from the coding sequence TTGGCATCTTTAGACCCGTGCGCGGCGCCCGATTTTCTTGCGGCGCATGGCCCAATTCTCGATGTCCGCACCCCTGCGGAGTTCGCCGCCGGACATATTCCCGGGGCGCACAACCTGCCGTTGTTTTCAAATGCCGAGCGAGCCGAGGTCGGCACCATCTACAAGAAGCAATCGCGCGCCGCCGCAATCGAGCTCGGGCTGGCGTTGGTCGGCCCTAAGTTGGCCTCGCTGGTTGCACAGGCTAAGGCCATTGCGGGCGGCGGCGACGCGACCGCCGCGCGCGTGCATTGCTGGCGTGGCGGCATGCGCTCGGCGAGCATGGCGTGGCTGCTCCGCCTGGCAGGGCTGCAGACCACCGTCTTGGCCGGCGGCTACAAGGCGTATCGAGCCCACATGCGCGCGCAATGGGAGGCGAGCGAGCGGCCGATGCGACTCATGGTGCTTGGCGGCAAAACAGGGGCGGGCAAGACCAAGGTGCTCGCGGCAATGGCGGCGCTGGGCGAGGCGGTGATCGACCTCGAAGGCCTGGCGCGCCACCGCGGCTCAGCGTTTGGCGGCTTTGCCGATAAGCCGCAACCAACCGTCGAACAATTCGAAAATGAGCTTGGCATGGCGCTGCGCAACCATGCGGGCGCGCGCCGTATTTGGGTTGAAAACGAAAGCCGCCGCATTGACTGCGCGACGCTGCCCGATCCATTTTGGGCGCAGATGGCGGCGGCGCCTTTGATCGTGCTCGACGTCCCCTATGAGGATCGTCTCGCCGCGACGCAACTCGATTACGCCGACGTCGCCCCGGCCGAGCTCGTGCGATGTTTCGCCGCGATCGAAAAACGCCTCGGCGGCCTGGTCACGGGGAGGGCGTGCGCGGCGGTGCGCGCCGGCGACCTTGTCATCGCCGCCGACATCGCGCTGCGCTACTACGACGCCAGCTACGACCACAGCGCGGCGACCAGGCAACAACGAATTATCGCGACGGTTGCCGCCCGCGGGAGCGACCCCGCGCGTGAAATCGCCGCGCGCGTGCTGCGCGCCGTCGACGAGCGCGCCTAA
- a CDS encoding alkylphosphonate utilization protein encodes MTQPSDADESDAPTCPACAMANVYPDGDSFICADCAHEWPQAAAEVANAEHADDGVIRDVNGAPLADGDDVVLIKSLKVKGSSAVLKQGTKIRNIRLVGGDHEVDCKVDGTGMLLKACYLRKS; translated from the coding sequence ATGACCCAGCCCAGTGATGCCGACGAATCAGACGCCCCCACCTGCCCCGCCTGCGCCATGGCCAACGTCTATCCCGATGGCGACAGCTTTATATGCGCCGACTGCGCGCATGAGTGGCCGCAGGCGGCGGCCGAGGTCGCGAACGCCGAGCATGCCGACGACGGCGTGATCCGCGACGTCAACGGCGCCCCGCTTGCCGACGGCGATGATGTGGTGCTGATCAAAAGCCTCAAGGTCAAGGGTTCATCGGCCGTGCTCAAGCAGGGCACCAAGATTCGCAATATTCGCCTCGTCGGCGGCGATCACGAGGTCGACTGCAAGGTCGACGGCACCGGCATGCTGCTCAAGGCCTGCTACCTGCGCAAGTCGTAG
- a CDS encoding DUF420 domain-containing protein — protein MPADLHPLLNACLNATSAVLLYLGWRAIRRGQRSRHRTLMIAAFASSSVFLASYLLRFAISGTTKYVGSGGDKVAYLVILFSHMVLAMAVVPMALRGLWLAHTQQFDRHRRLMRVAWPIWMYVSVTGVVVYLMLYHVGPALQ, from the coding sequence ATGCCGGCCGACCTCCACCCCCTGCTCAACGCCTGCCTCAACGCCACCAGCGCGGTGCTTTTGTATCTCGGGTGGCGCGCGATTAGGCGCGGCCAGCGCTCGCGTCACCGCACGCTCATGATCGCGGCCTTCGCGTCGTCTTCCGTTTTCTTGGCGTCGTATCTGCTCCGCTTTGCCATCAGCGGCACCACCAAATACGTCGGCAGCGGCGGCGACAAGGTAGCCTATCTCGTCATCCTCTTTTCGCACATGGTGCTGGCGATGGCGGTGGTGCCCATGGCGCTGCGCGGCCTTTGGCTGGCGCACACCCAACAGTTCGATCGCCACCGACGCCTCATGCGGGTCGCCTGGCCGATCTGGATGTACGTCTCGGTCACCGGGGTCGTCGTCTATCTAATGCTCTATCACGTGGGCCCGGCTCTGCAGTAA
- the selD gene encoding selenide, water dikinase SelD, whose translation MTTPQIRLTQYSHGAGCGCKISPAVLDRILGGHGAVHGDAAGAFAKLWVGNAERDDAAVFDLDDGTGIVSTTDFFMPIVDDPRDFGRIASVNAISDVYAMGGTPLVAIAILGWPTDKLSPEIAGEVVAGSREICQAAGIPLAGGHSIDCPEPIFGLAVTGRVARTHLKRNGGAAPGDLLYLTKPLGIGVITTAEKRGVVLPAHRELATKTMLQLNSIGAIYGGLAYVSAMTDVTGFGLFGHLREMCAASGTGAVIETARVPLLDEAALRSYIEQGCVPGGATRNWESYGAQVRPLSQPWQTIFSDPQTSGGLLVAVAAEQRAAFEACSTSHHINAVCIGSMVARASQTHTICCD comes from the coding sequence GTGACGACACCGCAAATTCGCCTCACGCAATACAGCCACGGCGCGGGCTGCGGCTGCAAGATCAGCCCCGCCGTGCTCGATCGAATTCTCGGCGGCCACGGGGCGGTCCACGGCGATGCCGCCGGCGCCTTTGCCAAATTATGGGTTGGCAACGCCGAACGCGACGATGCCGCGGTGTTCGATCTCGACGACGGCACCGGCATCGTTTCGACCACCGATTTTTTTATGCCCATCGTCGACGATCCGCGCGATTTTGGCCGCATCGCCTCGGTCAATGCGATTAGCGACGTCTACGCTATGGGTGGCACACCGCTGGTGGCCATCGCGATTCTAGGTTGGCCGACGGACAAGTTGTCGCCGGAGATCGCGGGCGAGGTCGTCGCTGGCAGCCGCGAAATATGCCAGGCAGCCGGCATTCCCCTCGCCGGCGGTCATTCGATCGATTGCCCCGAACCAATTTTCGGCCTTGCCGTCACCGGGCGCGTTGCGCGCACGCATCTCAAGCGCAATGGTGGCGCGGCGCCAGGCGATTTGCTCTATCTCACCAAACCTCTCGGCATCGGCGTCATCACGACCGCCGAAAAACGAGGCGTCGTGTTGCCGGCGCATCGCGAGCTCGCCACGAAAACCATGTTGCAGCTCAATTCAATAGGCGCGATCTACGGCGGCCTAGCCTATGTTTCCGCGATGACGGATGTCACGGGTTTTGGCCTCTTTGGCCATCTGCGCGAGATGTGCGCCGCCTCGGGCACCGGTGCCGTCATCGAGACCGCGCGCGTGCCCTTGCTCGATGAGGCGGCGCTGCGCAGTTACATCGAACAAGGTTGCGTGCCCGGCGGCGCGACGCGCAATTGGGAGAGCTATGGCGCGCAGGTGAGGCCACTGTCGCAGCCATGGCAGACCATCTTTTCTGATCCGCAAACCAGCGGCGGCCTCTTGGTCGCGGTTGCCGCGGAACAGCGCGCGGCGTTTGAGGCGTGCAGCACAAGTCACCATATAAACGCGGTGTGTATTGGCAGCATGGTTGCGCGCGCATCACAAACCCACACCATCTGTTGTGACTAA
- a CDS encoding DUF1244 domain-containing protein: protein MTATLTPLASDDEATVSDATSVNAASDAIEAAAFRRLVQHLRERTDVQNLDLMNLAGFCRNCLSKWYRAAAQERGLAISDAAAREHIYGMPYDDWKAAHQK from the coding sequence ATGACCGCAACCTTGACCCCACTCGCCTCCGACGATGAGGCAACCGTCAGCGATGCCACTAGCGTGAACGCCGCGAGCGACGCCATCGAGGCCGCCGCGTTTCGCCGCCTGGTGCAGCACCTGCGCGAACGCACCGACGTGCAAAACCTCGATCTCATGAACCTCGCCGGCTTTTGCCGCAATTGCTTGTCAAAATGGTATCGCGCCGCCGCGCAGGAGCGCGGCCTTGCGATCAGCGACGCCGCGGCGCGCGAGCACATCTACGGCATGCCTTACGACGATTGGAAGGCTGCGCATCAGAAATAG